Genomic DNA from Betaproteobacteria bacterium:
GTGATTCCCTTGGACTTCACTTCCTGGACAGTCTTCGGCAGCAGCGTGCGAGGCACGACACGATCGCGGCGCAGGGCCCAACCCCGTTCGACGATGATGCCCAAGGCGACGATGGAAGCAAATATCAAGGGCCAGATGGGCCAGCCGGCGGCTTCTACAATCGCGATCACTAGACGTACTCCTCAATATCGGCAAGGGGGGCGGATTGTAACTTCCATCCTGGCCTGGGCAAGCAATATGCCAACGGAATTATAACGGCCGCCGCGAAAATATCTTGACTTTCCAGGCATCCACATCCGCTGTGGACAACTATGTGGGCAGTTTGTATAGAAAGCTACTAAGTGGATTGCACGTAAGCGGTTTTTCCATCTTGATTAAATTTTATGCAAAGCGAATATGAAGCGAATTCATGGCTTTGCCTGCCATAACTCAGAGTGGCGCCGGTCTCCGGCAACACCAGCGCGAAACCTGCGCCAGTTGTGGATTTCCAACGAGGCCACGGCCGCATCGAGCAGGCAAAAGGCACTCTGGGGGGTGTAGCCCGCGAGCCTTTATGTGCGCGCATGCCAGCTTGTGCGAGTCGAAGGCGTGCGGCGCTCAAATCGAACTTTTTGGCGCTCGCGCGTCGTTGGTAAGATACAGCCATGAGCACGGACACGGAATCCATCCCTTCTCTTTTTAGCGAGCCCATCAGCGTGAGCGCCCTCAATGCGATGGCGCGAGGGTTGTTGGAAGCGCACCTGCCCATGCTGTGGATATCTGGAGAGATCTCGAATTTCACGCGCGCCAGTTCCGGGCATTGCTACTTCGTGCTCAAGGATGCCGGTGCCCAAGTACGCTGCACGCTGTTTCGGCACCGCTCGCAGTATCTGGACATGGCCATCAAGAATGGCGATCACGCCGATGTACGGGCGCTGCCGACACTCTATGAGGCCCGCGGAGAGTTCCAGCTAAATGTGGAATACATTCGGCCTCGCGGCGTGGGCCGGCTCTTCGAGACTTTCGAGCGGCTTAAGGCGAAGCTGGCGGCGCAGGGGCTGTTCGCGCCCGAACACAAGAAGCCTCTGCCAGCGTTTGCGCGCAAAATTGGAGTGGTCACGTCGCCAGCCGGCGCGGCCCTGCGCGATGTGCTGACAACCTTGCGCCGGCGCATGCCCGGCGCGGGCATCATCATCTACCCGACTTTGGTGCAAGGGGAGGGCGCGGCTAGAAATATCGCCGCGGCAATCCAGAGCGCCGCCGCGCGCGCGGAGTGCGATGTGCTTATTGTGTGCAGGGGCGGGGGCAGCATCGAAGATCTTTGGGCTTTCAACGAGGAGATCGTGGCGCACGCAATCTTTCAGTGCCCGATTCCAGTGATCGCTGGAATTGGGCACGAAACGGACTTCACCATCGCGGACTTCGTTGCCGATATGCGCGCACCCACGCCCACGGCGGCAGCCGAGCTGGCGAGCCCGGACCGCCTGGATTGGCTGCGCCGGTTGGACGGATTGCGTCTCGCCCTGCGCCGGGGATTTACCCGGCGGGCCGAGGACGCCGCGCAGCGCGCCGATTTTCTTGGGCGGCGCCTAGTACACCCGGAGGAAAAGTTGCGGGGCCAGGCGCGCACCGTTGGCCTTCTGCAAGACCGTTTGGCGTTGGCCTTAGAGCGGAATATGGAGCGTGCCCGCTGGCGTGTTTCGGCGGACGTGCGTCGCTGGCATGGGGCACGGCCGCAATTCAAGGAGATGTTATTCCGGATCGAGCGCGGTGCCGCGCGCATCCGCGCCCAGGGGGAAAGCCGACTTCTCGCGTTACGCGCCACCACGACGCTTCTGGGCCGCCAATTGGAGAGCCTTGGCCCTCAGCGCGTGTTGGAGCGCGGGTACAGCATTGTGTGGGATCCAAGCGGTGTCCCGGTGCTGTCCTCCGCTCAGGTCAGCGCGGGTACGGCGCTCTCGATACAGTTTGCCCAGGGTAGAGCAACGGCCATGGTGTCGGAGAAGGAATAGGCACCTATACTTGCGCATGCCGCGACAAAGCATCTCGCGCGAGCACCTTAGCAGCCCCACCGACTACCTAGGAGGAGATATGCGTTTCGCGAACAAACTGAAGTGGGTCTTGGCAT
This window encodes:
- a CDS encoding exodeoxyribonuclease VII large subunit, whose amino-acid sequence is MSTDTESIPSLFSEPISVSALNAMARGLLEAHLPMLWISGEISNFTRASSGHCYFVLKDAGAQVRCTLFRHRSQYLDMAIKNGDHADVRALPTLYEARGEFQLNVEYIRPRGVGRLFETFERLKAKLAAQGLFAPEHKKPLPAFARKIGVVTSPAGAALRDVLTTLRRRMPGAGIIIYPTLVQGEGAARNIAAAIQSAAARAECDVLIVCRGGGSIEDLWAFNEEIVAHAIFQCPIPVIAGIGHETDFTIADFVADMRAPTPTAAAELASPDRLDWLRRLDGLRLALRRGFTRRAEDAAQRADFLGRRLVHPEEKLRGQARTVGLLQDRLALALERNMERARWRVSADVRRWHGARPQFKEMLFRIERGAARIRAQGESRLLALRATTTLLGRQLESLGPQRVLERGYSIVWDPSGVPVLSSAQVSAGTALSIQFAQGRATAMVSEKE